The region GGCTGTTGTGCAGGGTGCCGGTCAGGACGGCGAGCAGCAGCCGGGTCCTGGCCAAGGGGGTGCCGGCGTCGACGGCACGGACGTCGAGCAGTCCGTCGTCGAGTTGGGTGCGGTAGGTGGGGGCGAACCCTGCGGGGTGGTAGATGCCGTTGCCCGCGAAGAGGAGCCACAGGCGCTTGGGGCGGCCGTTGACCGAGACGTTCACGGGACTGCCCTTGGCGAGGACCCTGGCCAGTCCGACCACCAGCGCGGGCCACTTCCCGATCCGCTGCTCCAGCTTCTCCCGGGCACCGACCAGGTCCGAGTAGACGCCGAGGCTGAAGGTGTTGAGGAACACCTGCTCCGGTCCACCGGGGGCGCGGGCCCGCCCGAGGTCCGCGACGACCGCGTCACCCGCCTGCACGGCTCGCACGACGTCCTCCAGGGTCTGGTTGCCGAGGTCGACGGCGAAGTGGTTGAAGGTACCGCCGGGGAAGACCGCCAGCGGCAGGCCGAGCCGGGCGGCGATCTCCGTCGCGGCGTTGATCGTGCCGTCGCCGCCGCACGCGCCGAGTGCGCCGCCCTCCTCCTTGGCCCGCCGGGCGGCCTGTTCCAGGAGTTCCGCCAGGTCCTGGTCCTCCCGCGGCACAGTGATCTCGGCCTTGGGCAGCGCGGCGCGCAGATACGCGCTCGCGTCGGGGGTATCGGCGCTCCACGAGAGTCCGGAAGACGGGTTGACCACGATGTGCAGTCCGGCGCCCCCGGGCAGCGCGGGAGCGGGTCGCCGCGGGTGCGCCGCCGCGGCCGCCGCCTCCGGTTTGACCGGCCACCAGCGGGCGGTCAGCGCGGCGGCGCCGACACCGATCGCGACGCCCACGGCCACGTCACCCGGACGCCGCTCCCCCGAGCGCGTGCGGGCCACGGTCAGTGCCGCGGCGCCAGGCACCGCGAACAGGCCGTACCGGGGCGCTTCGAGCAGGACGCCGACGGCGAACGCGGCGGCCGACGCGACCCGGCCGGCCGCGTCGAGCGGCTGCGCCTTGCGGGCCGCCGGGCGCGCCAGCACGCGGGTCACGGCCGAGGCGATGGCCACGGTGCCGATGCCGCGCAGCGCGGCCCGGCGCGCGGTCCGGTTCCCCGACGCGCCGAGAGCCGCGGCGGCGGCGCCCCACGCGAGTCCACCGGCCACGGTCCGCCGCCATCCGGAGGGCCCGGCCGGTCCCATGGCCGCCCCGCCCGGCCACCACGGCGTGCCGCCGCTTGTCCCTCGCCCCGTCCCGCGCCTTCTCATCAGAGGCCCACCCTCGCGTCTCGACAACAGATCTCCTGGTCGGCAAGGTTGTGCCGCCGTTGTCCCTGTTCCCCGACTTCGCGCATTCATTGACCCCGTCCGGGGCGGAGATCAGCTTGATTCTTGCGAGGAATCCCGGGCGTTTACGACTCCGTTGGGAAAGTCGTGATTGGGGCGGGGCGGTGTCGTTGGTCTTGCTGATGGCTGTGGTCGTTGGCGGGGTGGTGGGACGGGATGTCGTTGGAGTCGCGGTCGGAGGACGGGGTGCTTGAGCTGACGGCTCGGGTGGTGCGGGCCTCGTTCCCGAGGGGGACCTTGGCCATGCGGATCCGGGAAGTACTCGGTGCGCTGTTCACGGACGAGGATTTCGTCGCAGCACTCCCCGACCGGGGCCGGCCCGCGATCTCGCCGGGAGCTCTGGCCTTGGTGTCGGTGTTGCAGTATGCCGAGGGTCTGTCCGACCGGCAGGCCGCTGACCAGGTGCGGGCCCGCATGGACTGGAAGTTTTTGCTGGCGCTGGAGCTGGATGATCCCGGCTTCGACTTCACCGTCCTGGGGGATTTCCGCTCCCGTCTGATCATGCACGGGCTGGAAGAGCGGGTGCTGGAGGCGATGCTGGCCCGGCTCTCGGAGGCCGGGCTGCTGAGGGCCGGTGGCCGGCAGCGGACCGATTCCACTCATGGGCTGGCTGCAGTGCGCACGCTGAACCGGATGGGGTTCGTCGGCGAGACGCTGCGGGCGGCTCTGGAGGCGCTGGCCGCAGCTGCCCCCCACTGGCTGGCGCCGTTGATCAGCTCCGCCTGGGTGGAGCGATATGGGAACAAGGTCGACAACTACCGCTTCCCGAAGGGGGAGAACGTTCGCCGGGAATGGGCCGAGCAGGTCGGCTGGGACGGGTTCGCTCTCCTTGACGCCATTGATGGGCCGGCCGCTGTGGCCTGGCTTCGTGAGGTGCCCGCAGTGCGGATCCTGCGCCGGGCCTGGGCAGAGCAGTATCACCGGGACGGGGAGGGGGTGCACTGGCGGGAGGGCAAGGACCTCCCGCCGGCCAGAGACCGGCTGTCCTCGCCATATGACACCGACGCCCACTACGGCATCAAGCGCGGGACGGGCTGGTGCGGATACAAAGTCCACCTGAGTGAGACCTGCGAGCCGGACGCACCCCACCTGATCACGAATGTGGAGACCACCAACGCCACTGTCAACGACACCGAGGTCACCGCAACCATCCACCAGCGTCTGGCTGAACGGGGGTTGAGGCCGCGCGAGCATGTGGTGGACGCCGGATACGTCACCGCCGCGCACATCCTGGCCGCGCGTGAGGACCACGGCATCGACCTGGTCGGCCCCGTCGGCGCTGATACCCACCACAACGGACGGGACGCGCAGGCTCCGGACCTGACCCAGGCCGCCCTCACCCTTCACCACCAACTGGGACGCCCGGCAGGTCACCTGCCCCCAGGGAGCCTCCAGCGTCAGCTGGTCCCAGCAGCGCAAGGTCAGCGGGACCCCGCTCGTCCGGGTGCACTTCGCGCTCGCCGACTGCGATCCATGCCCGCTGAGACCGAGGTGCACCAAAGCATCCAACAGCAAATGGGGCCGCAGCCTGACCCTGCTGCCCCGCGAGCAGCAACAGATCCTCGAAGAACGACGTGCCGAGCAGCAAACCGACCAGTGGAAGGCCCGCTACGACGTGCGAGCCGGGGTGGAGGGCACCATCTCCCAGGCCGTCCGCGCAGTCACCTGCGACGCACCCCCTACCAAGGCCAGCACAAGACCCACCTCGCCAACGTCCTCTCCGCCACCGCCCTCAACCTCACCCGAATCGACGCCTGGCTGAACAACACCCCACTCGGCACCACCCGCGTCTCCCACCTCGCGCGACTCACCCTCGCGGCATGACAGCTCCCGAGAGCCGTTTCGCGGATTTCCCAACTGAGTCGTTTACGCCTGGGAGGAATCGCATCCTTGGTGGGGCGGCGCGGAGCGCCGCCGTGTCGTGGCGGCGGAGCCGCTGATGGCTCACCCGGGACGTTTCTGGTTCTCGATGTATTCCTGGATGACCGCAAGGGGTGCGCCGTCTGCGGAGGCGGCGAAGCAGGACGGGGACCAGAAATGGTCGCCCCACAGGTAGCGGCGGATGCGGTCGGGGAATTCCTGGCGCAGGCGGCGCGCGGAGACGCCCTTGAGTGAGCCGACCAGCCGGGACAGAGCGATCTTGGGCGGGTAGTGGACCAGCAGGTGCGCATGGTCCTCCTCACCGTTGAACTCGTGCAGCTGAGCGCCGAAATCCGCGCACACGTCCCCCATGATCTCCTCGCAGCGCGTGAGGATCTCGTCGGTTTCGGTAACACAGATCAATTCTCGTCGCTAGCCTGGGGAAGTGAAGCTGGTGGTGCAGGTGAAGCTGCTGCCGACGCCGGTG is a window of Streptomyces sp. NBC_00271 DNA encoding:
- a CDS encoding diacylglycerol/lipid kinase family protein codes for the protein MAGGLAWGAAAAALGASGNRTARRAALRGIGTVAIASAVTRVLARPAARKAQPLDAAGRVASAAAFAVGVLLEAPRYGLFAVPGAAALTVARTRSGERRPGDVAVGVAIGVGAAALTARWWPVKPEAAAAAAHPRRPAPALPGGAGLHIVVNPSSGLSWSADTPDASAYLRAALPKAEITVPREDQDLAELLEQAARRAKEEGGALGACGGDGTINAATEIAARLGLPLAVFPGGTFNHFAVDLGNQTLEDVVRAVQAGDAVVADLGRARAPGGPEQVFLNTFSLGVYSDLVGAREKLEQRIGKWPALVVGLARVLAKGSPVNVSVNGRPKRLWLLFAGNGIYHPAGFAPTYRTQLDDGLLDVRAVDAGTPLARTRLLLAVLTGTLHNSRVLTTAQVRGLRLEVLHGDPRFSYDGEVTRVATPSLVLDKVTRAVTLYRPAEKDQWLR